A window of Pedobacter lusitanus contains these coding sequences:
- a CDS encoding GH3 auxin-responsive promoter family protein, whose amino-acid sequence MGLKAALSKPFAAFIVKGVNKWKKDAVAAQKETLLQLIDSAKHTAFGKDHQFSSVKNYEDFKKLVPVRDYEQLRPYIDRVVAGEKDVMWKGKPAYFAKTSGTTSGAKYIPISRESMPEHLKAARNALLTYIHETGNAGFVNGKMIFLQGSPVMTEKNGIKVGRLSGIVANLVPAYLQKNRLPSYQTNCIEDWEEKVDAIVEETYHQNMTLISGIPPWVQMYFDRLIEKSGGKQIRDIFKNFQLFVYGGVNYEPYRAKIENSIGRKIDAIETYPASEGFIAYQDSQQDKSLLLLAKAGMFYEFIPADEYYNDNPARLSLEEVELDTNYALILNTNAGLWGYSIGDTVKFVSKNPYKILVTGRIKHFISAFGEHVIGEEVEHALLSVANEQGVGITEFTVAPQVNPGAGELPYHEWFIEFSKAPEDLPAFSKKVDEALQAKNIYYFDLIEGKILQPLIIRTLQKDAFVTYMRSEGKLGGQNKVPRLSNDRKIADSLTNLINTI is encoded by the coding sequence ATGGGATTAAAAGCGGCATTAAGTAAACCGTTTGCAGCCTTTATTGTAAAAGGGGTAAATAAATGGAAAAAAGATGCAGTAGCTGCTCAAAAGGAAACGCTTTTGCAGCTGATCGATTCAGCTAAACACACGGCTTTCGGTAAAGACCATCAGTTTTCATCAGTAAAGAACTACGAAGATTTTAAAAAGCTGGTTCCGGTAAGGGATTATGAGCAGCTGCGGCCATATATTGACCGTGTGGTAGCAGGAGAAAAAGACGTGATGTGGAAAGGCAAACCTGCTTATTTTGCAAAAACGTCTGGTACAACTTCCGGGGCAAAGTATATTCCGATTTCCAGAGAATCCATGCCTGAGCATTTGAAAGCTGCCCGTAATGCATTATTAACTTATATTCATGAAACGGGTAATGCCGGTTTTGTAAATGGGAAAATGATCTTTTTACAGGGTAGTCCTGTGATGACCGAGAAAAACGGGATCAAGGTAGGGCGTTTATCGGGCATAGTTGCGAATCTTGTCCCTGCGTATCTGCAGAAAAACAGGCTGCCATCTTATCAGACCAACTGTATTGAAGACTGGGAAGAAAAGGTTGATGCGATTGTAGAGGAAACTTACCACCAGAATATGACGCTGATTTCCGGGATTCCACCCTGGGTACAGATGTATTTTGACCGGCTGATCGAAAAATCGGGTGGTAAACAGATCAGGGATATTTTCAAAAACTTTCAGCTGTTTGTTTACGGAGGGGTGAATTATGAGCCTTATCGGGCAAAAATTGAAAATAGCATAGGCAGGAAGATTGATGCGATAGAAACTTATCCGGCTTCGGAAGGGTTTATTGCTTATCAGGATAGTCAGCAGGACAAGAGTTTACTGCTGCTGGCTAAGGCTGGAATGTTCTACGAGTTTATCCCGGCTGATGAATACTATAATGATAACCCGGCACGTTTGAGTCTGGAAGAAGTGGAACTGGATACAAACTATGCTTTGATATTAAATACGAATGCGGGTTTATGGGGTTACAGCATTGGGGATACGGTAAAATTCGTCTCTAAAAATCCTTACAAGATTTTGGTGACCGGCAGGATTAAACATTTTATTTCTGCTTTTGGTGAACATGTAATCGGAGAAGAGGTTGAACATGCACTTTTATCTGTAGCGAATGAACAGGGGGTGGGTATCACCGAATTTACGGTTGCTCCCCAGGTGAATCCCGGAGCTGGTGAATTACCTTACCATGAATGGTTTATCGAGTTTTCCAAAGCTCCTGAAGATCTTCCCGCATTCAGTAAAAAAGTAGATGAGGCTCTTCAGGCGAAAAATATTTACTACTTTGACCTCATTGAAGGCAAAATTTTGCAGCCACTGATCATACGGACCTTACAAAAAGATGCATTTGTTACTTATATGCGATCGGAAGGTAAGCTTGGAGGACAGAATAAAGTTCCCCGTTTGTCCAATGACAGAAAGATTGCAGACAGTCTGACTAATTTGATAAATACGATTTGA
- a CDS encoding DUF3817 domain-containing protein produces MSTLSLFRKVAVAEGISYIALIFIAMPLKYFANMPLAVKYTGWAHGVLFMFYVVMVIMCFLEYKWKIGKTILVFLASLLPFAPFYVDKKLKEETDGQVKA; encoded by the coding sequence ATGAGCACTTTATCCCTTTTTAGAAAAGTAGCAGTTGCTGAAGGTATCTCTTACATCGCACTGATCTTTATTGCTATGCCACTAAAGTATTTTGCGAACATGCCTCTGGCTGTAAAATATACAGGATGGGCACATGGTGTACTGTTTATGTTCTATGTTGTAATGGTGATTATGTGTTTCCTGGAGTATAAATGGAAAATCGGAAAGACAATTCTGGTGTTCTTAGCTTCATTACTGCCTTTTGCTCCTTTTTATGTAGATAAGAAGTTAAAGGAAGAGACTGATGGTCAGGTTAAAGCATAA
- a CDS encoding 1-deoxy-D-xylulose-5-phosphate reductoisomerase, producing MKNIAILGSTGSVGTQALDVIRANPELYKVSALTANANAGLLIQQAMEFKPELVVIGDETQYTEVKNALSGKGMHILCGEDALCEAASLPGADFVLTAIMGSVGLRPTIAAIKAKKNIGLANKETLVVAGELITQLAAENGVTIIPVDSEHSAIFQCLVGEELDTIEKIYITASGGPFRGKDRSFVEKVKKEQALKHPNWVMGAKITIDSASLMNKGLEVIEAKWLFNLDISQIDVIVHPQSVIHSMVQFNDGSMKAQMGVPDMKLPIHYSMAYPQRIESKFPRFNFMDYPELTFHKPDLDTFRNLQLAYNALERGGNMPCIINAANEIVVEAFLNDRIGFLEMSDVIEQCMSDLAFIQTPSLNNYLETDHHTRIFARQLVTKKHLAI from the coding sequence TTGAAAAATATAGCTATACTGGGGTCCACGGGATCTGTTGGTACCCAGGCTCTGGATGTTATCCGGGCGAATCCTGAGTTGTATAAGGTATCTGCCTTAACAGCGAATGCCAATGCCGGTCTGTTAATTCAGCAGGCAATGGAATTTAAACCTGAACTGGTTGTTATCGGTGACGAAACTCAATACACTGAAGTAAAAAATGCACTCTCGGGTAAAGGTATGCATATCCTTTGCGGAGAAGATGCTTTATGTGAGGCTGCTTCTTTACCAGGTGCAGATTTTGTACTGACTGCGATTATGGGTTCTGTTGGTTTAAGACCAACAATTGCTGCAATAAAAGCGAAGAAAAACATTGGACTGGCTAATAAAGAAACGCTGGTTGTAGCAGGAGAACTGATTACACAGCTGGCCGCCGAAAATGGAGTAACTATAATTCCTGTCGATTCTGAGCATTCCGCAATCTTCCAGTGTCTGGTAGGTGAGGAGCTGGATACGATAGAAAAAATATATATCACGGCTTCGGGCGGGCCGTTCAGAGGCAAAGACCGGAGCTTTGTAGAAAAGGTAAAGAAGGAGCAGGCGTTAAAGCATCCTAACTGGGTGATGGGCGCAAAGATCACTATAGATTCTGCTTCGCTGATGAACAAAGGACTTGAAGTGATTGAAGCCAAATGGCTGTTCAATCTGGATATCAGTCAGATCGATGTGATTGTGCATCCTCAGTCCGTTATTCATTCTATGGTACAGTTTAATGATGGATCGATGAAGGCGCAGATGGGGGTGCCGGATATGAAATTGCCAATTCATTACTCTATGGCCTACCCACAGAGAATAGAAAGCAAATTTCCACGTTTTAACTTCATGGATTATCCTGAATTAACTTTTCATAAACCTGATCTGGATACTTTCAGGAATTTACAGTTAGCTTATAATGCGTTGGAAAGAGGCGGAAATATGCCTTGTATCATCAATGCAGCAAATGAAATAGTAGTTGAGGCCTTTTTAAATGACCGCATTGGATTCCTCGAAATGAGTGATGTAATTGAGCAGTGTATGTCTGATCTGGCCTTTATTCAGACACCCAGCCTGAATAATTATTTAGAAACTGACCATCATACACGTATATTTGCCCGTCAGTTAGTAACAAAAAAACATTTAGCGATCTAA
- the rseP gene encoding RIP metalloprotease RseP → MNGLIMVAQLLLGLSILVILHELGHFLAARAFGIKVEKFYLFFDAWGVKLFSLKRGGVEYGIGWLPLGGYVKIAGMIDESMDKEQMALPPQPWEFRSKPAWQRLIVMLAGIFVNIIVGIFIFWMLTFKFGETFIPNSAVKNGINPGSIGKEIGLKQGDHIIAVNGKKVIRFDELTSSKVLLDNTNLTVVRDGKTLDIKVPDNLLNKVADLGLEEFISRVPLLSTTVDTVIAGRSAFKVGMKKGDRIVAVNGVPVKFDADVRRELKKEKSKKLIVEAYRGNEKLNFEVNTDSLGTIGMGFNPNEIKFETVNYGFFEALPIGANQAWITFTDNGKGIWKVLTGKIKANKAFAGPVALAQKVYGGVWIWSHFWASTALISIALAFMNLLPIPALDGGHVVFLIVEMIKGKPVSDKFLEGAQMVGFVLLLSLMVFVLGNDIFKAFIQ, encoded by the coding sequence ATGAACGGATTAATTATGGTTGCCCAGTTATTGCTGGGATTATCAATATTAGTAATCTTGCACGAATTGGGACATTTTCTTGCGGCGCGTGCCTTTGGTATTAAAGTGGAGAAATTCTATCTGTTTTTTGATGCATGGGGTGTGAAATTATTCAGTCTCAAACGTGGCGGTGTAGAGTATGGAATAGGATGGCTGCCTTTGGGTGGTTATGTTAAAATTGCCGGAATGATTGATGAGTCTATGGATAAAGAGCAGATGGCCTTGCCTCCTCAGCCATGGGAATTCAGATCTAAACCAGCATGGCAGCGTCTGATTGTGATGCTTGCAGGGATATTTGTAAATATCATTGTGGGTATCTTTATTTTCTGGATGCTGACTTTCAAATTTGGCGAAACTTTTATTCCAAACAGCGCGGTTAAAAACGGGATTAATCCTGGAAGTATCGGAAAAGAGATCGGGTTGAAACAAGGTGACCATATTATTGCGGTAAATGGTAAAAAAGTTATCCGTTTTGATGAGCTGACCAGTTCAAAAGTATTATTGGATAATACGAATCTGACTGTTGTGCGTGATGGTAAAACACTCGATATTAAAGTTCCTGATAACCTTTTGAATAAGGTTGCAGATCTGGGTCTGGAAGAATTTATCAGTCGTGTACCCTTGTTGAGTACAACTGTAGACACTGTGATCGCAGGTCGTTCGGCCTTTAAGGTTGGAATGAAAAAAGGGGACAGGATTGTTGCAGTAAACGGCGTGCCTGTAAAGTTTGATGCTGATGTCCGCAGAGAGCTGAAAAAAGAGAAAAGTAAAAAGCTGATCGTTGAGGCATACCGTGGCAATGAAAAGCTGAATTTTGAAGTGAATACAGATAGTCTTGGTACGATAGGTATGGGCTTCAATCCAAACGAGATCAAATTTGAGACTGTTAATTACGGATTTTTTGAAGCTTTGCCAATTGGTGCAAATCAGGCCTGGATTACTTTTACTGATAATGGAAAAGGTATCTGGAAGGTCTTAACTGGTAAAATCAAAGCGAATAAAGCTTTTGCCGGCCCGGTTGCCCTGGCGCAGAAGGTTTATGGCGGAGTATGGATCTGGTCACATTTCTGGGCTTCTACTGCATTGATTTCAATTGCACTTGCTTTTATGAACCTGTTACCGATACCTGCACTTGATGGTGGGCATGTGGTCTTTCTGATTGTAGAAATGATTAAAGGTAAACCTGTAAGTGATAAATTCCTTGAAGGAGCGCAGATGGTAGGTTTTGTACTGCTGCTGAGTTTAATGGTATTTGTACTGGGGAATGATATCTTCAAAGCCTTTATTCAGTAG
- a CDS encoding Fic family protein, with amino-acid sequence MDLTIIPDALLERYLHELSPDLESLFNQLQDAELSTANFSFYTSVSSVFSSKIEGETIELDSFVKHRRDGIPFQADYTRKIDDLYDAYTFAQNNRLNSENIAAAHRLLSKHILNKSAQGNFRKHNMYVSTPDGRIEYVAALPGQVPDAMDKFYRDLDLLTGAELSFGEVLYYAAMIHLVFVKIHPWNDGNGRSARLIEKWFIAEKIGEKAWYLPSEKHYYNQHNLYYINIRKLGLEYIELDYSQALPFLLMLPDSLL; translated from the coding sequence GTGGACTTGACAATCATTCCCGATGCACTTTTAGAAAGGTATCTTCACGAGTTATCTCCTGACCTGGAGTCATTGTTTAATCAATTACAGGACGCAGAATTATCTACAGCCAATTTCAGTTTTTATACCTCTGTTTCCTCTGTGTTTTCCAGTAAAATTGAAGGTGAAACCATAGAACTGGATTCTTTTGTAAAACACAGACGGGATGGTATTCCGTTTCAAGCCGATTATACCCGAAAGATTGATGATTTATATGATGCTTATACTTTTGCTCAGAACAATAGATTAAACAGCGAAAATATAGCAGCAGCACACAGATTGCTGAGTAAACATATCCTGAATAAATCAGCGCAGGGCAATTTTCGAAAACATAATATGTATGTTTCCACACCCGATGGTAGAATTGAATATGTTGCTGCCCTACCCGGACAGGTTCCTGATGCGATGGATAAATTTTACCGGGATCTTGATCTGTTGACTGGTGCAGAACTGTCATTTGGAGAAGTGCTTTATTACGCTGCAATGATTCATCTGGTCTTTGTGAAAATTCACCCATGGAATGATGGGAACGGCCGGAGTGCCAGATTGATTGAAAAATGGTTTATAGCAGAGAAAATTGGAGAAAAGGCCTGGTATTTGCCAAGTGAAAAGCATTATTATAATCAGCATAATTTATACTATATCAATATTCGTAAGCTTGGATTGGAATATATTGAACTGGACTATAGTCAGGCTTTGCCCTTTTTGCTGATGTTGCCGGACAGCCTGTTATAA
- a CDS encoding alpha/beta fold hydrolase: MKSIITFVSIIFFSNTLVFSQISERKFVLINNKQMAYITFGIENRKDNEPFIIFESGLGSGGGSYGSLFPFIQKSFAGIAYDRNGIGESEIDTSIKTDADVIKRLHDLLTTLKIKPPYLLVGHSIGGPFIRLYSSVYQDDVCGLFFIDPTDFMLTEDEDEKVKIKTFSATGYRELLMKNFDNILNNASTSNGFRDEVKREKNEISPVFFKRYNSLQPLKDIPVTVMISYNKHIEHYETEMNENLKLGINLISWWKELDQLRIYHYSEMIKNNRHSRLILLPRYSHGIHQQDPKTVAKALIDTYENCISAINNR; encoded by the coding sequence ATGAAATCAATAATAACTTTTGTATCCATAATCTTCTTTTCAAATACATTAGTCTTTTCGCAGATTTCTGAAAGAAAATTTGTCCTGATCAATAATAAACAAATGGCATATATAACTTTTGGAATCGAAAACAGAAAAGATAATGAGCCGTTTATCATTTTTGAATCAGGACTTGGTTCGGGTGGCGGAAGCTATGGAAGTTTATTTCCGTTCATTCAAAAAAGCTTTGCAGGAATAGCCTATGATAGAAACGGAATTGGAGAATCTGAAATTGATACTTCTATAAAAACAGATGCAGACGTAATAAAAAGACTTCATGATCTATTGACAACATTAAAAATAAAACCTCCATATCTATTGGTTGGACATTCCATTGGCGGACCATTTATTCGTCTGTATTCTTCTGTTTACCAGGATGATGTATGTGGCTTGTTTTTTATAGACCCAACAGATTTTATGTTGACAGAAGACGAGGATGAAAAAGTGAAAATAAAGACATTCAGCGCAACAGGATATAGAGAATTGCTTATGAAAAACTTTGATAATATCTTAAATAATGCTTCAACATCGAATGGTTTCAGAGATGAAGTTAAAAGAGAAAAGAATGAAATTTCGCCAGTATTCTTTAAAAGATACAACTCTTTGCAACCGCTCAAAGACATCCCCGTAACAGTAATGATTTCATATAATAAGCATATAGAACATTATGAAACAGAAATGAACGAAAATTTAAAATTGGGTATCAATCTAATCTCCTGGTGGAAAGAATTAGATCAATTGAGAATTTACCACTATTCAGAAATGATAAAAAATAATAGGCATAGCCGACTTATCCTATTGCCACGTTATAGTCATGGAATTCATCAGCAAGATCCTAAAACTGTAGCAAAAGCTTTGATTGACACTTATGAAAATTGTATATCGGCCATAAATAATAGGTAA
- the hscB gene encoding Fe-S protein assembly co-chaperone HscB, with protein sequence MNYFEFYNLPVSFNLDAGLVKRQFYALSKQYHPDFYINHPVEKQDEILELSTLNNKAYQVLSDPQKRLHYILELKGVLTEGENYSLPQDFLMEMMDVNEALMELQFSPDGEKLEGIKNEVEVIADQMQQELDKLVIAFDEQNKDRERNILASVKDLYYRKKYLNRINDSLLKLEQG encoded by the coding sequence ATGAACTATTTTGAGTTTTATAATCTTCCGGTATCATTTAATCTGGATGCGGGACTTGTGAAACGGCAGTTTTATGCACTGAGTAAGCAGTATCATCCGGATTTCTATATTAATCATCCTGTTGAAAAGCAGGATGAGATTCTGGAATTATCTACGCTGAATAATAAGGCTTATCAGGTTTTGAGTGATCCGCAGAAGCGTCTTCACTATATTCTTGAACTGAAAGGGGTATTGACTGAGGGGGAGAATTATTCTCTGCCGCAGGATTTCCTGATGGAGATGATGGATGTAAACGAGGCTTTAATGGAACTGCAGTTTTCTCCTGACGGGGAAAAGCTGGAGGGAATTAAGAACGAGGTGGAAGTGATCGCTGATCAGATGCAGCAGGAACTGGATAAACTGGTTATTGCCTTTGATGAGCAGAATAAAGACCGTGAGCGCAATATATTAGCTTCTGTTAAGGATTTGTACTATAGAAAGAAATATTTGAACAGGATCAATGACAGCTTGCTTAAGCTGGAACAGGGATAA
- a CDS encoding immunity protein Imm33 domain-containing protein, whose amino-acid sequence MMSWRLENACEIRKEAPYTFYKPSDNIIDLFIPGEAAVKLMFLFESDDPEAPCAERMWVILESVDRDGNYSGILDNDPFYIKDLKAGDLITFRKEHIIQYYIFDELNVEDPLSEMIERFTKKCFVSNHIMKEGYKVGRIYREYGEDEDYSGWTIMSNYETQEYVDDSNNLQYILLGKVLNIDDSFIHLLEESVGSEFVKNDMTGDYSQNS is encoded by the coding sequence ATGATGAGTTGGAGATTAGAAAATGCCTGTGAAATTCGAAAGGAAGCGCCTTATACTTTCTATAAACCATCTGATAATATAATTGATCTTTTCATACCCGGAGAAGCTGCGGTAAAACTCATGTTTTTATTCGAGTCAGATGATCCGGAAGCTCCTTGTGCAGAACGAATGTGGGTGATTCTGGAATCAGTGGATAGGGATGGTAATTATTCTGGTATTTTAGATAACGACCCATTTTATATTAAAGATTTAAAAGCGGGTGATTTGATCACTTTTAGGAAAGAACATATTATTCAGTATTATATATTTGATGAATTAAATGTTGAAGATCCATTGAGTGAAATGATTGAAAGATTTACCAAAAAATGCTTTGTATCTAATCATATAATGAAGGAAGGATATAAGGTTGGCCGAATCTATCGTGAGTATGGAGAGGATGAGGATTATTCAGGCTGGACAATTATGAGTAATTATGAAACTCAGGAATATGTTGATGATTCAAACAATCTCCAATATATTTTACTGGGCAAGGTGTTAAATATTGATGACAGTTTTATTCATTTACTCGAAGAATCAGTTGGTTCAGAATTTGTGAAAAACGATATGACCGGAGATTATTCTCAAAACTCTTGA
- a CDS encoding DUF4199 domain-containing protein, with protein sequence MEQQLKEISVKPNKVAFQAAIVFSLYTLALVFIFKLLHIDTQDDHISVPTRIVSMICTYVPFILAILYAQSRHRTELGGYMSFGRGFSAGFKVAAYSGLFIALLYILYYKVLDRSALDSAVEMALEKAGDDQKAIQGVNMMKPYLAVFIGFGAAITYTIFGLILSLIGAAILKKDNPAV encoded by the coding sequence ATGGAACAACAATTAAAAGAAATATCAGTTAAACCTAATAAAGTTGCTTTTCAGGCGGCGATCGTATTTTCATTATATACGCTTGCACTGGTTTTTATATTTAAGCTGCTTCATATTGATACGCAGGATGACCATATCAGTGTTCCAACCAGGATCGTCAGCATGATCTGTACTTATGTGCCTTTTATTTTGGCTATTTTGTATGCGCAGAGCAGACACAGAACTGAACTTGGTGGCTATATGTCTTTTGGCAGAGGTTTTTCTGCGGGATTTAAAGTTGCAGCTTATTCAGGTTTGTTTATCGCCCTGCTGTATATTTTATATTATAAAGTACTGGATCGTTCTGCTTTGGACAGTGCCGTTGAAATGGCTCTGGAAAAAGCCGGAGATGATCAGAAAGCAATTCAGGGCGTCAACATGATGAAGCCTTATCTCGCAGTATTTATAGGTTTCGGTGCTGCTATAACCTATACTATTTTTGGATTGATACTGAGTCTTATCGGCGCTGCAATCCTGAAAAAAGATAACCCTGCTGTTTAG
- a CDS encoding glycosyltransferase, translated as MFFSIIIPLYNRPQEIDELLATLCLQTYTQFEVVVIEDGSSLTAEDIVKSYADKLDIKYFFKPNAGQGFARNYGFERAKGDYFVIFDSDCLIPADYLETVKDYLFDHHLDAYGGPDAAHDSFTPVQKAISYGMTSVFTTGGIRGNKKHVGQFHPRSFNMGVSREVWEKAGGFILTRLGEDIEYSIRIHESGFKIGLIPGAKVFHKRRTSMFQFYKQIHFFGRARINIYKHFPSELKLVHFFPAAFTLGVISVLLLNIFYPPLAYFGNLFLLVYFMLIFFHSLVLNKLLKVAFLSIISSFIQLTAYGLGFMQDFFKRIVLKKP; from the coding sequence ATGTTTTTCTCGATCATCATTCCTTTATACAACAGGCCGCAGGAAATAGACGAATTACTGGCTACCCTGTGTCTGCAGACTTATACGCAATTTGAGGTTGTAGTGATTGAAGACGGATCTTCATTAACTGCAGAAGACATTGTGAAAAGTTATGCGGATAAACTGGATATCAAATATTTCTTTAAGCCGAATGCAGGGCAGGGTTTTGCCAGAAATTATGGCTTTGAAAGAGCAAAAGGCGATTATTTTGTCATTTTTGATTCTGACTGTCTGATTCCGGCCGATTACCTGGAAACTGTTAAAGATTATCTCTTTGATCATCATCTGGATGCTTATGGTGGTCCGGATGCGGCTCATGATTCTTTTACTCCGGTGCAGAAAGCGATCAGTTATGGGATGACTTCTGTTTTTACTACCGGAGGTATCAGGGGAAATAAGAAACATGTCGGGCAGTTTCATCCCCGCAGTTTCAATATGGGGGTTTCCAGAGAAGTCTGGGAGAAAGCTGGCGGATTTATATTAACCAGGCTGGGAGAGGATATCGAATACAGTATCCGTATTCACGAGAGTGGTTTTAAAATCGGGCTGATCCCGGGGGCAAAGGTTTTTCATAAAAGAAGGACAAGTATGTTCCAGTTTTATAAACAGATCCACTTTTTTGGCCGTGCCCGTATTAATATCTACAAACATTTTCCTTCTGAGCTGAAACTGGTACATTTTTTTCCGGCAGCATTCACTTTAGGTGTCATATCTGTCCTGTTATTGAATATATTTTATCCGCCACTGGCATATTTCGGGAATTTATTTCTTCTGGTATACTTTATGCTGATATTTTTTCATTCATTAGTGCTTAATAAGTTACTGAAAGTTGCATTTTTGAGTATTATTTCCTCATTTATACAACTAACGGCTTACGGATTAGGATTTATGCAAGATTTTTTCAAAAGAATAGTACTTAAAAAACCATGA
- a CDS encoding glycosyltransferase family 2 protein, translating into MDISVVIPLFNEDESLPELTTWIARVMADNNFSYEILFVDDGSTDTSWQVIEELKKTYPAVKAIKFRRNYGKSAALNVAFEASQGDVIITMDADLQDSPDEIPELYRRIREEKFDLISGWKKKRYDPITKTIPTKLFNAATRKMSGIQLNDFNCGLKAYRSDVVKTIEVYGEMHRYIPVIAKWAGFKKIGEQVVEHRARKYGVTKFGFSRFINGFLDLLSIFFVGKFGKRPMHFFGSLGVLSFMIGMIMALWIIGEKLYHISMNLPIRREVTEQPGFYIALVAIIVGSQLFLTGFVAELVTRNATERNQYLIEKEIL; encoded by the coding sequence ATGGATATTTCTGTTGTCATTCCCCTATTTAACGAAGACGAATCATTGCCCGAACTGACCACCTGGATTGCCAGGGTTATGGCCGACAATAATTTTTCTTATGAGATCCTTTTTGTCGATGATGGAAGTACAGACACCTCATGGCAGGTTATTGAGGAACTGAAAAAAACTTATCCTGCTGTAAAGGCAATTAAGTTCAGACGTAATTACGGAAAATCGGCTGCACTGAATGTTGCTTTTGAAGCTTCGCAGGGCGACGTGATCATTACTATGGATGCAGATCTGCAGGATAGTCCGGATGAAATTCCGGAATTATACCGCAGAATCAGGGAAGAGAAGTTTGATCTGATTTCAGGCTGGAAAAAGAAACGCTACGACCCGATTACCAAAACTATTCCAACAAAACTATTCAATGCGGCAACGCGCAAAATGTCGGGCATACAGCTGAATGATTTCAACTGTGGTTTAAAGGCATACCGCTCTGATGTTGTTAAAACAATAGAAGTTTATGGGGAGATGCACCGTTATATCCCGGTTATTGCAAAATGGGCAGGATTTAAAAAGATCGGGGAACAGGTAGTAGAGCATCGTGCCCGTAAATATGGCGTAACCAAATTTGGTTTCAGCCGTTTTATCAACGGTTTTCTGGATCTGTTATCTATATTTTTTGTCGGGAAATTTGGCAAAAGACCGATGCACTTTTTCGGTTCGCTTGGTGTGCTGAGTTTTATGATCGGAATGATTATGGCCTTATGGATTATCGGAGAAAAGCTATATCATATTTCAATGAATCTGCCTATCAGAAGAGAGGTGACCGAACAGCCGGGATTCTATATTGCCCTGGTAGCTATCATTGTAGGTTCACAGCTCTTTTTAACAGGATTTGTGGCCGAACTGGTTACCCGCAATGCCACTGAACGTAATCAATACCTGATAGAAAAAGAAATACTTTAA